The following is a genomic window from Nocardioides thalensis.
ATCGACGAAGACGTGGACGAAGTGGCCGTGCGCGACCGCTTCGTCCTCGTCGTCGGTGAAGATGCCGATGCCGTAGGTGACCGCGCGGTTGCCGAGCCGGTCGACGCGCAGGCCCGCGCGCAGCCGCTGCGGGTAGGCCACGGGCGCGTGGTAGGCGCAGCCGGACTCGACGACCAGGCCGATCACCGGGGCGGCGTGGATGTCGAGGCCGCCCTCGGTGATGAGGTACTCGTTGGCGACGGAGTCGAAGTAGCTGTAGTAGGTCACGTTGTTGACGTGCCCGTAGACGTCGTTGTCCTTCCACCGCGTCGTGATCGTCGCGACATGGGGGTACTCGGCGATCATCGGTCGCTTGTCCGCGTCGGCGGCCATCACCAGCACCTCAGGGCGTCGTGGAAGATCCGCTCGAGCTCGGGCTCGCGGACCTCGGACGGGGCGTTGTCGAGCAGGCGCCGCTGGGGCGCGGCCCCCGCGACGAGATCGGGTACGTCGGCCGCGGCGTAGCCGACGCCCGAGATCCCGTTGGGCGCGCCTACGTCGCGCATCAGGGCCGCGACCGCGGTCGCCACCGCCTCCCCCGCCTCGTCGGGACCGGCGCCGGACGTGTCGGCGCCGAGCAGCCGGGCGGCCTCGAGGTGCCGGGCCGGGGCGGTCGGCGCGAGCGCCCGGAACGCGGCGGGCGCGTTCACCGCGACCGCGAAGCCGTGCGGGACGAGCGGGTGGTCGGGCGGGTAGCCCTCCGGACGGTAGTCGCGGACCCGGCCGGCCACGGCGTAGGCCATCGCGTGCGGCACGTGGACGCCCGCGTTGCCGAAGGCGATGCCGGCGAGGGTGGCGGCCCACATCATCTGGTGGCGGGCCTCCTCGTCGGTCGAGTCGGCAACGGCCCTGCGCAGGTGGGTGCCGATGACCTCGATCGCCCGGGCTGCGCCGACGTCGCTCCACGGGTTGGCCCCCTGGCCGGCCGGTCGGGTCGTGGGCGGCTCCGGGGCGGGTCGCGTGGTGAACGGGCGCGCGGTCAGCGACTCGACCGCGTGGCAGAGCACGTCGAGGCCGCTCGCGGCGACGACGCCTGCGGGCAGGGTGCTCGTGGCGCGCGGGTCCACGACCGCCTCGGTCGGGCGGAGCAGCGGCGAGGCGACCCCGGTCTTGGCGTGCGCGCTCAGCAGGTCGAAGATCGCGATCCCGGTGACCTCGCTGCCGGTGCCGCTGGTGGTCGGGCACGCGAGGTGGGGCTTGAGCGGACCGGGCACCGGGCGGGCGGCGCCGAGCGGTGCGTTGACGTAGTCGGCCAGCTCGCCGGGGTGGGTCGCGAGCAGGTCGGCGAGCTTGGCGGTGTCGATGACCGACCCGCCGCCGAGGGAGACGAAGGCATCGGGCCGCGTGTCGCGGGCGAACGCCACCGCACGGTCGACCGACTCGTCGGTGGGCTCCACGAGCACCTCGTCGAACGTGACGACGTCGAGGCCGGCACCCACCAGGGAAGTGGTTGCGGCGTCGTACCACTCGAGGGCGCGGAGCCGGGCGTCGGTGAAGAGCGCGACCCGGCCGCCGTCGGGGAGGTGGGCGCGGACGCGCGGGCCGACCTCGGCGAGCGAGCCGGCGCCGAAGGTCACCCGGGAGGCGTCGATCGTGAACGCGGTCTCGAGACCGGTCTCGAGACCGGCCTCGACGGCGGCGTCGTGCGGACACATGCGGGCGAGACTAGCGCCGGCCTGTGGAAATCCGTTTCAGATGTGTCGGCCCTCCGCCGTACCTTTCCTGGAATGCAGACGGAAGGAGGAGCCCCGGCCCAGTGGCGCATGTCGATCAACGACGAGGCGACCACTGACGACCTGGTGCGCATGGAGCTGTTCGCCGACGCCCGGCGTCTCGGCGAGTCGCACACCGCGACGGTCACCGTCGACGACAAGCACCCGGTCGAGGCATGGCTCTCCCCTGACCTGGAGATCGTCCGTACGGCGCGCTATCGCAGCCGCAAGCTCGACAACACGGTCGCGCGCGGTACGACGTACGCCCGGGGCCCGCGCGGCGCGCTGCTGGTGCGCGACGACCGCGGTGTGCCCGGCACCCAGCTCACCGCGTTCGCTGCGACCCGCGAGGACGCGATGGCGATGCTCGAGGACGCGATGCGACGCGTCCCGGCGCCGCCCCCGGCGACCGACGACCGCGTCCGCTTCCACCTGTGGCACCGCGGCATGCATGGCGCCCAGCGGGTCACCCGCCGGCTCGAGGTCGAGCCGTGGGAGACCATCGGGCGCAACTACCCGGTCGGGGTGCGCGCCCAGCTCGACCAGCTGATGGCGCGGCCGGCCCCGGCCGGCGGCGGCAAGCTGGTGCTCTGGCACGGCGCTCCCGGCACCGGCAAGACCACCGCGCTGCGCAGCCTGGCGAACGCCTGGCGGGAGTGGTGCGACGTCCACTACGTCAGCGACGCGGAGCGGATGTTCGACGACCTCGACTACCTCCACTCGGTGGTGGGCGGGTTCGAGATGGACGACCCGTTCATGGGCGACGACCACCGCGAGCAGACGCGGTGGCGGCTGGTGGTCGCGGAGGACAGCGACGAGTACCTCCGGGCCGACGCCCGGCAGACCGCGGGCGCGTCGCTCGGGCGGCTGCTCAACGTCACCGACGGGATCCTCGGCCAGGGCCTGCGCACGCTGGTGCTGCTCACCACCAACGAGCCGCTCAGCGCGCTGCACCCGGCCGTGGTGCGGCCGGGCCGGTGCCTGGCCGACGTCGAGTTCGCGCCGTTGTCCGGCGCCGAGGCCCGCGAGTGGTGGGGCGGCCCGGTGCCCGGGTCGCCGACCCGGGTGACGCTCGCCGAGCTCTACGAGAAGCGCGGCGGGCTCGACCGCATCTCCAACGTCGACGACGAGCCGGTCGCGATCGGGTCCTACCTGTAGAGGTGCCGGTCGGCCGATACTGGCCCGGTGACCATGTCCTCGGCCGGCAAGGCTGCCACGCTCCTGGTCCTGCACCACGGCTCCGGCTTCGTGCTCCCGAACGCGTGGGACGCCGGGTCCGCCCGGGTGCTGGAGCAGGTCGGCTTCCCCGCGCTCGCGACGACCAGCGCCGGCATCGCCTGGTCACTGGGCGTGCCCGACGGCGGCGCCGTCGACCGCGACACGATGCTCGCGCACGTCGGCCGGATCGTGGCGGCCGTCGGTGTACCGGTGACCGCCGACCTGGAGTCCGGGTACGGCGCCGAGCCCGCCGACGTCGCGGCGACCGTCCGCGCGGCGGTCGACCTCGGTGTCGTCGGCGGCAACCTCGAGGACGCCGACGGCGGAGGACTGTTCGACGTCGACGTGGCGACCGAGCGGGTCGCTGCCGCCCGGTCGGCGGCCCCGATCGGCAGCTTCGTGCTCAACGCCCGCACCGACACCTACCTCGCGGGGACGGGCGCGGACGTGTTCGCCGCGACCGTGGAGCGGTCGGTGCGCTACCTCGAGGCCGGAGCCGACTGCGTCTTCGTCCCCGGTGTCTCCGACGAGGAGAAGATCGGTCGTCTCGCCGAGGCGATCCCCGGTCCCCTCAACATCGTGGCCGGCCTCGCCAGCAGCACGGACGCGCGCACCCTCTTCGCGTTGGGCGTGAAGCGGGTCAGCCTCGGCGGCAGCCTCGCCCGCGCCATGCTCAGCGGTCTGGAGCGGGCGGGCCGGGAGCTGCTGGACTCCGGGACGCTGGGGTTCCTCGACGGAGCGGTGGGCTACGGCGAGATGCAGCGGCGCTTCGGCTCCTGACGCCAGTGCCTCAGGCCAGGACCGCGTCGACCGTCTTCTTCAGCGCGCTCGGCTGGGCCGGCTTCTTGGGCGCCTTCTTCCGCGCCTTCTCCATCTCCGCGCCGATCTCCTGGAGGGCCTTGCGGCCGAGGCCCTTGCGGACCTGCGGGAACCACTCGGACTCCTCCTCCTCGATGTGGTGGGAGACCGACTCGATGAGGACGGTGGTCTTGGCGTCGAAACGCTCGTCACCCGGCTTCATCGCGAACAGCTCGCTGACGAGCACGTCGGCGACGTGGTGCTCCTCGTAGGACTCCAGGACGTCGTCCTCGAGCTCCGGAAGCAGCTCACGCACCCGGGGATACATGACCTCGTTCTCGATGTAGGTGTGGACGGTGAGCAGCTCGATCATCTTCTTGACGAGCTGGCCCTTCTGCTTCTCCGCGTTCTCTCCGGCGTTCTGGAAGTCGCGGAACGTCTTGAGGATCTGCTTGTGGTCCTGCTTGAGCAGCACGATGGCATCGGTGGACATGAGGACTCCAGGTGTCGTCGCTGGGGGGTGGTCGTGCGATACCCCGCGGTCGAGTCGTCATTCAGGCGCTCCGTACCCGGCCGTCGGTCACCATGGGGTCGACCGCAGGCCACGACTCCACGGCGGCGGCCGAACAGCAGGAGGACCCGTGCCCATCGACACTCCCCGCCGCGCGCGCCGCTGGCGCAAGGCCGTGGTTCGCGCCTGCCTGGCCGGCGTCATCCTCGTGGTGGCGGTCGTCGTCATCGCCAACGTGGTCGTCGTGGCCCGGACCAGTGACAGGGTGACGACAGACGCCGACGGCCTGGAAGACGCCCAGGTGGCGATCGTGCCGGGATCGCACGTGCGCGCCGACGGATCCCTCGGCGAGGTGGTGGCCGAGCGGGTCGAGGCAGCGACCGCCCTCTACGAGGCAGGCACGGTCGACAAGGTCCTCGTCTCCGGGGACAACGGCACGACGACCTACAACGAGCCCGACGCGATGCGCGACGCCGTGCTCGCCGCCGGCGTGCCGCCCGAGGACGTGTTCACGGACTACGCCGGCTTCAGCACCTGGCACACCATGCGGCGGGCCCGGGAGATCTTCGCCGTCGAGACCGCCGTGGTGGTCACCCAAGGCACCTATGCCGCCCGCGCCGTCGACCTCGGCGTGTCGGCGGGCATCGACATCCAGGGCTACGCCATCGGCGACGACGGTCGCTGGGTCCGGGAGCTGCTCGCCCGGGTGCGGGGACTCGGCGAGGCCATCTGGCGGCCCGGCGTCACGGGTGGCCCGGAGATCCCCATCACCGGCGACGGCCGGGCCTCGTGGGCGACGCCCCGCGGGTCAGTTCACAGGGAACTGTCAGGAACGTCCTAACCGCGCGTCAGGACCTGCCTGCCATGCTCGGACCATGGCAGCGACCACCCCGGAATCGGTCGGACCGGGAAGCGGCCACGAGCCGGCGGGTGTCGGTGCCCAGGCCGGCGAGACAACCGGTCGTCCTCTCCCCCACGCGGATGGCGACGACTTCCGCACGATGCACCAGCGCCTCAACCGGTTCCGGCTTCCGTACAAGTTCGCGATCGACGAGGTGACCACGAAGATCGCGATTCTCCGCGAGGAGTTCGAGGAGACCTACGACCACAGCCCGATCGAGCACGTCCGCAGCCGGCTGAAGTCTCCGCCGAGCATCCTGGCCAAGGCCACCCGACGCGGCGCGGCCGGGTCGCCGGAGTCGATCGCCGCGACCGTGCAGGACATCGCCGGCGTCCGCGTGGTGTGCCCGTTCGTCTCCGACGTCTATTGGATCAAGGACATGCTGACCCGGCAGTCGGACGTCACCGTGCTCGAGGTCGAGGACTACATCGGGTCCCCGAAGCCCAACGGCTACCGGAGCCTGCACCTGACCATCCAGATCCCGGTCTTCCTCTCCGACCGCACCGAGCTGGTCCCCGTCGAGCTCCAGCTCCGCACGATCGCCATGGACTTCTGGGCCAGCGTCGAGCACGAGATCTACTACAAGTACGACGCCGACGTCCCGGCTACGTTGCTCGAGGAGCTGACCGACGCCGCCCGCACCGCTGCGGACCTCGACGACCGGATGACCAGGCTCCGCGCCGAGGTCCGGGGCCTGCAGGGCCCGCGGGGCGAGTCGGCCGGTCAGTAGTACCAGGGGTACGGCGACCAGTCCGGCTCCCGCTTCTCGAGGAACTGGTCGCGGCCCTCCTGGGCCTCGTCGGTCATGTACGCCAGCCGGGTCGTCTCCCCCGCGAACAGCTGCTGCCCGACCAGGCCGTCGTCGATCAGGTTGAACGAGTACTTCAGCATCCGCTGGGCGGTCGGGCTCTTGCCGTTGATGAGCCGGCCCCACTCGAGCGCCGTCGCCTCCAGCTCCGCGTGCGGGACGGCGCGGTTGACCGTGCCCATCCGCATGCCGTCGGCGGCGTCGTACTCCTGGGCGAGGAAGAAGATCTCGCGAGCGAACTTCTGGCCGACCTGGCGGGCGAGGTACGCCGAGCCGTAGCCGCCGTCGAAGCTGCCGACGTCGGCGTCGGTCTGCTTGAACCGCGCGTGCTCGGCGCTGGCAAGGGTGAGGTCGGCGACGACGTGGAGAGAGTGTCCGCCGCCGGCGGCCCAACCGGGCACGACGCAGATCACGATCTTCGGCATGAACCGGATCAGCCGCTGGCACTCGAGGATGTGCAGGCGCGCCAGCTTGGCCTTGTCGATCGCGCTCGGCTCCGAGGCACCGGTGGCCGCGGCGTCGTACGTCGTGCCGGTCTCCTCGTACTGGTAGCCGGCCTTGCCGCGGATCCGCTGGTCGCCGCCCGTGCAGAACGAGCGCTTGCCGTTCTTCGGGCTGGGGCCGTTGCCGGTGAGGATGACGCAGCCGACGTCGGCGCTGGTGCGCGCGTGCTCGAGCGTGCGCAGCAGCTCGTCGACGGTGTGCGGCCGGAACGCGTTGAGCACGTCGGGGCGGTCGAACGCGATCCGCACGGTGCCGTGCGCCTTCGCGCGGTGGTAGGTGAGGTCGGTCAGGTCCTCGAACCCGGGCACCTCGTCCCACTGGGTCGGGTCGAACGTCTCGCTCACGCCCTCGATCGCGCTCATGGTGGGTGAGGCTATCCGGCGTCCCCGGCGCGACTTGACCTTGACCCTCGGGGCAAGGTCTACCGTCGTCGGTGTGCAGATCAAGGAGCTCGCCGAGCGCGCGGGCGTGACCGTCAAGGCGGTGCGTTACTACGAGTCGCGCGGGCTGATCTCGCCCGACCGGGCCCCCAACGGCTATCGGGAGTACGACGCCGCTGACGTGCTCGTGGTGCGCGAGATCCGGGCGCTGCTCTCCCTCGGCCTGACGGCCGACGAGACGGTCCCGTTCGTCGAGTGCCTCCGCGCGGGGAACGAACGGGCGGATGTGTGCCCCGCCTCCCTCGACGCCTACCGGATGCGGATCGCGGAGATCGAGCGCCGGATCGACGAGCTCGCCACGCTCCGTGACCAGCTCACCGGGCTGCTGCACGACGCCGAGAGCTACGGCCACCACCCCACCCAGGAGGAATCATGAGCACCCTGTCCAGCCCCGTCACCAGCACGACCGACACCGACTTCGATCGCGACGTGCTCGCCTCCGGTCACCCGGTGCTGGTCGACTTCTGGGCCGAGTGGTGCGCGCCGTGCCACCAGGTCGCACCCGTGCTCGACCAGCTCGCGACGGAGATGGCGGACACGCTGAGGGTGGTCAAGCTGAACGTGGACGAGCACCCGGTGACTGCTTCGCGCTATCGGGTCCAGGGCCTGCCGACCCTGGTGCTGTTCATCGGCGGCGAGGTGGTCATGGAGCTGCGCGGCGCACGCAGCAAGGCAGCTCTCGAGCGCGAGCTCGCGAAGGTGCTGCCTGTGGCATGACCAGCGGCATACGTCGGTGCCGGCGGAATGTCAGTCACGGTGACTGATGCCGCCGGTCGACCGGCTCCGGCAGCGTTCCTGGCGAGCCGCTCCCCGCCTGGCGCGGACCGCGGCTCCTCCCCGTCACCCTCATCCCAGGAGCAGCGTCGTGAAGCCAGTACTCGAGCCAGCCGCGCAGCAGTTCGCGGAGGCCACCGCGAATCCGCCCTACCTCTTCGACCTCGGCCCCGAGGTGGGTCGCAAGACCGTCGACGAGGTGCAGAGCCCCGAGGTCGAGGTCCCGGGCTCGACCAAGGACGTGGTCGCAGTTCCGGGCGGACCCACCGTGACGATCTTCCGGCCCGCCGGCGCGACGGCGCCCCTTCCGGTCGTCCTGTACATCCACGGTGCCGGCTGGGTGTTCGGCAACGACCACACCCACGACCGGCTTGCCCGCGAGCTCGCGGTCGGCGTCGGAGCAGCGGTCGTGTTCCCCAACTACAGCCTCTCGCCGGAGGCGCCGTACCCGACGGCGATCAACGAGAACTACCGTGTCGCCCAGTGGGTGATGTCCGACGGTGAGCAGCACGGCCTCGACGCGTCGCGCCTGGCGGTGGCCGGCGACTCGGTCGGCGGCAACATGGCGGCGTCACTGACACTCACCGCCAAGCAGCGCGGCGACGTGCGGCTCGCGGCGCAAGTGCTCTTCTACCCGGTGACGGACGCGTCGTTCGACACCACGTCGTACCAGGAGTTCGCCGAGGGCTACTTCCTGCGGCGCGACGCCATGCAGTGGTTCTGGGACCAGTACACGACCGATCCCGACCAGCGGGCCGAGATCACCGCCTCGCCGCTGCGGGCGACCACCGACGACCTCGCCGGGCTTCCTCCCGCGCTGGTGATCGTGGCCGAGGCCGACGTGCTGCGCGACGAGGGCGAGGCGTACGCCGCGAAGCTGCGCCTTGCTGGGGTCGACGTCACCGCGGTCCGCTATCAGGGCATCATCCACGACTTCGTGATGCTCAACGCGCTCCGCGGCACCGCCGCCGCGGAGGGCGCGATCTCGCAGGCCGTCGCGTTCCTGGCCGAGCGGTTGGGCACCCGATGAGCGCGACGACGGACCGCGCGCAGGTGGACGCAGCCAACCGCACCGGGCGCCGACCGGTGGTGTTCGTGCACGGTCTCTGGCTGCTCCCCTCGAGCTGGCAACGGTGGGCCGACCTCTTCGAGGAGGCCGGCTACGCGCCCGTCCTGCCCGGTTGGCCCGACGATCCGGAAACGGTCGAGGAGGCCAACCGCAACCCGGAGGTGTTCGCCGGCAAGGGGGTGCGGGAGGTGGCCGACCACTTCGCCGGCCTGATCGGCGGGCTCTCGCAGAAGCCGGTGGTGATCGGCCACTCCTTCGGCGGCCTGATCACGCAGATCCTCGCGGGCCGGGGGCTGGCGCACGCGTCGGTCGCGATCGACCCGGCGCCGTTCCGCGGCGTGCTCCCGCTGCCGGTCTCCTCGTTGCGTGCGGCCCGGCCGGTGATCGGCAATCCTGCCAACTACCACCGGGCGATCCCGCTCACCTACGACCAGTTCCGCTACAGCTTCGCGAACGCGGTCGACGAGGACGAGGCGCGACACCTGTACGAGACCTTCGCGGTGCCGGCGCCGGCCGAGCCGCTGTTCCAGGCAGCCACGGCCAACTTCAACCCCTGGGCGCAGACCAAGGTGACCCGCAAGAATCCCGACCGGGGGCCGCTTCTCCTGATCTCGGGCGAGAAGGACAACACCGTGCCCTGGGCGCTCACCAACGCGGCGTACAAGAAGCAGCGTCGCAACGCGCACGCCGAGACCGAGATCGTCGAGATCCCGGGGCGCGGCCACGCCCTCACCATCGACGCCGGGTGGCGCGAGGTGGCGGAGACCGCTCTCTCGTTCGTGAAGCGGTTCTCGTGAGCGACACCGCGCGGGCCGCGCCGTCCCTCGACTGGCGCGCGGCCGCCGCCGCAACCGTCCACTGTCTCGTCGGCTGTTCCATCGGCGAGGTGCTCGGCATGGTCCTCGGCGAGGCGTGGGGCCTGGCGGACGCAGCGACGATCGCGCTCTCCGTCGGCCTCGCCTTCGTGTTCGGACTGCTCCTCGCCGCGCTGCGCATCCGTCGCCACGGCCTGTCGTGGGGCTCCGCCGCGCGGATCGCGGTGGCGTCGGAGTTCCTGTCGATCTCCACGATGGAGGTGGTCAGCAACGTCCTCCTGGTGCTGGTGCCTGGAGCACTCACGACGGGCCTCGACGACCCGGCGTTCTGGCTCTCGCTCGGGATCGCGATGGCCGTCGCGTTCGTCGTCACCCTCCCGGTGAACGCCTGGCTGATCGCGCGTGGGCGTGGCCACGCAGCGGTGGGCGCCCACCACGGAGCTCCCGAGGCGGCGCATCACTGACGATCGTCGCCGGCCGCCCGAAGAACGCGATTCGGAGGACGGCGCCCCGCAGGGCCGGGGATCATGTGCGGGTGCTGAGCGGAGCGCCCCTCGTCGGCAGGGCAGAGGAAAGACGATTGCTCGATGCCCTCGTCGACGGGGCGCCCCGCGAGGGCGCGGCCCTGGTCGTGCGGGGCCCCGCCGGCATCGGCAAGACCGCACTCCTCACCCTCGCCGCAGCGCGCGCCGCGCACCTCGGTCTCGACGTGACCGAGCTCCGGGCAGTCCCTGCGGAGCGACACCAGCCCTTCGCCGCCCTCCACCAGCTCCTCCGCCCGCTCCGGGGCGGGTTCACCAGCCTGGCCGACCCGCACCGGCAGGCGCTCGACGCTGCGTTCGGCCGGACGTCCGACCCGGCTCCCGACATCTTCCTGATCTCCCTCGCGACGCTCGAGCTCCTCGGCGACGCGGCTGCGGAGCGGCCTCGCCTGGTGGTGGTCGAGGACGCGCAGTGGCTGGATCGCCCGACGGCCGACGTGCTCGGCTTCGTGGCGCGGCGGCTCGGGGTCGATCGGGTGGTGATGCTCTTCTCGGTCCGCGACACAGGCGACCACGGATGGCTCGGGCAGGGCTTGCCGGAGCTCGAGCTCGGCCCGCTGTCGGTCGACGAGAGCGAGGAGCTGCTCGCCCGGGCCCCGTCGGCCGCCGACCTCGGCCCGGCCGCGCGCACCGAGATCCTGAGGCTCGCCGGCGGGAACCCGCTCGCGCTCCTCGAGCTGCCGTCGGTCACGTCCACCGGCCTCTCGGCCGAGACCGGACCGCTGCCCGTCCGGCTCGAGCGCGCCTTCACCGCGCGTCTGGAGCATCTCGACCCGCTGGCACGGGCGCTCCTGCTCGTCGCGGCCGCCGACGAGCGCGCGACGCTCGGCGAGGTCGTCGCCGGCGCGGAGGAGATGCTGCAGACCGAGTTGCCCGCCCGTGCGGTCGCGGAGGCCGACCACTCCGACCTCGTCGACGTGGTCGGCCAGGCCCTCCGCTTCCGGCACCCGCTGATGGCGTCCGCGGTCTACCACGCGGCACCCATCACCGAGCGCGTCGCTGCCCACCGCGCCCTCGGACGGGTCTTCGCCGGCGACGCCGACCGGAGCCTGTGGCACCGCGCGGCGGCGACGCTGGCCCCGGAGCCGCAGCTGAGCGCCGAGCTGGAGAGCGCTGCCGAGCGGGCCCGCCGCCGCGGCGCGAACGACGTCGCCGTCACCGCACTCGAGCGCGCCGCAGCGCTGACGACCGATGCGCGGCGCCGCGGTCGGATGCTGCTGTTGGCTGCCGAGCTCGCCTTCGAGCTGGGACGCCCGCACCGCGCCAAGCCGCTCCTCGAGCAGGCAGCGCTCCAGCCGATGACGGACGCCGAGCACGGGCGGCTCGCGCTGACCCGGGAGCTGGTCGACCCGCACCCGGGCGAGGCAGCGGCGCGGAGCGCGGAGCTGCTCGCCTCCGCGGAGGGAACGGCACCGGCGGACATCGATCTCGCCCTCGACCTCCTCTGGCTGGTGGCGTCGCGTTCCTGGTGGGCCGACCCTGGACGGAGCGCGCGGACCCGGACCCTCGAGGTGATCGACCGCGTGGCGACCGACCCGGACGACCCGCGGGTGCTGTGCGGGCTCGGGTACGCCGACGCCGACGCCCGCGGCGGCGCCGTCGTCGACCGGCTGCGGCACGCGCGACCGGCCGGCCACACGGACCCCAGGACGGCGTGGATGCTCGGTACCGCGGCGGTGGTGACCGGCGCGTGGGACCTGGCCCGGGGTCACCTGCACGCGTCCATCCAAATGCTGCGCGAGCAGGGCCGCCTCGGCCAGCTGCCCCGGCTCCTGGTGCTGAACTCGATGGTCGCTGCGCGGATGGCCGACTGGGACGTCGCCGAGCCCGAGGCCGCCGAGGCCCGTGCCCTCGGGGCAGAGACCGGCCAGGCGACCTGGGTGGGCGCGGCTGACTCCGTCATCGCGCTGGCGTCAGCCATGCGCGGTGAGCACGCGGAGGCCCTGGCGGCTGCCGACCGGGCGGACGAGGCGGTCGCCGAGCTCGGCACGATCTTCGTCCGGTCGTCGACGTCGCTCGCGCGGGGCCTGGCTGCCAGCGCCGCGGGCGACCACGAGGGCGCGTTCGACCAGCTCCTGCGCCTCTTCGTTGCCGGCGATCCGTCGTACCACTGGACCATGCGGTGGTGGGGTCTCGCCGACCTGGCGCACGCCGCCGCCAGGACCGGGCGTGGGGACGACGTGCTGCCGCTGGTGAAGGAGCTCGAAGGGGTGGCCGCCGGGACCACGGCCGTCGTCGTGCACCTGAACCTGGAGGCCGCGCAGGCACACCTCGCCGACGACCGCGCGGCGGCCGACCTCTTCGAGCGCGCGCTCGGTCGCGACCTCGACCAGTGGCCCTACCAGCGCGCCCGGCTGCTGCTCGCGCACGGCGAGCTGCTGCGCCGTACCCGCCGGACGGTGGACGCCCGGCCGCCGTTGCGCGAGGCCGTCACCGTCTTCGACCGCATCGGAGCCCGCGCGTGGGCGGAGCGGGCGCGGCAGGAGCTGTCGGCGACCGGCGAGACGATGCGGGCCTGGTCACCTCGGCGGGCCGACGGGCTGACCCCGCAGGAGCTGCAGATCGCGCGCCTGGCGGCCGAGGGCCGGACCAACCGCGAGATCGCTCAGATGCTCTTCATCTCGCATCGCACGGTCGGGTCGCACCTCTACCACGTGTTTCCGAAGCTCGGCATCACCCAGCGCTCCCAGCTCGCGGCGGCGCTGGCCGCGCGGCGCGACGGCTGACCGACGCGG
Proteins encoded in this region:
- a CDS encoding alpha/beta hydrolase encodes the protein MKPVLEPAAQQFAEATANPPYLFDLGPEVGRKTVDEVQSPEVEVPGSTKDVVAVPGGPTVTIFRPAGATAPLPVVLYIHGAGWVFGNDHTHDRLARELAVGVGAAVVFPNYSLSPEAPYPTAINENYRVAQWVMSDGEQHGLDASRLAVAGDSVGGNMAASLTLTAKQRGDVRLAAQVLFYPVTDASFDTTSYQEFAEGYFLRRDAMQWFWDQYTTDPDQRAEITASPLRATTDDLAGLPPALVIVAEADVLRDEGEAYAAKLRLAGVDVTAVRYQGIIHDFVMLNALRGTAAAEGAISQAVAFLAERLGTR
- a CDS encoding alpha/beta hydrolase, which codes for MSATTDRAQVDAANRTGRRPVVFVHGLWLLPSSWQRWADLFEEAGYAPVLPGWPDDPETVEEANRNPEVFAGKGVREVADHFAGLIGGLSQKPVVIGHSFGGLITQILAGRGLAHASVAIDPAPFRGVLPLPVSSLRAARPVIGNPANYHRAIPLTYDQFRYSFANAVDEDEARHLYETFAVPAPAEPLFQAATANFNPWAQTKVTRKNPDRGPLLLISGEKDNTVPWALTNAAYKKQRRNAHAETEIVEIPGRGHALTIDAGWREVAETALSFVKRFS
- a CDS encoding DUF4396 domain-containing protein, which encodes MSDTARAAPSLDWRAAAAATVHCLVGCSIGEVLGMVLGEAWGLADAATIALSVGLAFVFGLLLAALRIRRHGLSWGSAARIAVASEFLSISTMEVVSNVLLVLVPGALTTGLDDPAFWLSLGIAMAVAFVVTLPVNAWLIARGRGHAAVGAHHGAPEAAHH
- a CDS encoding helix-turn-helix transcriptional regulator; amino-acid sequence: MLSGAPLVGRAEERRLLDALVDGAPREGAALVVRGPAGIGKTALLTLAAARAAHLGLDVTELRAVPAERHQPFAALHQLLRPLRGGFTSLADPHRQALDAAFGRTSDPAPDIFLISLATLELLGDAAAERPRLVVVEDAQWLDRPTADVLGFVARRLGVDRVVMLFSVRDTGDHGWLGQGLPELELGPLSVDESEELLARAPSAADLGPAARTEILRLAGGNPLALLELPSVTSTGLSAETGPLPVRLERAFTARLEHLDPLARALLLVAAADERATLGEVVAGAEEMLQTELPARAVAEADHSDLVDVVGQALRFRHPLMASAVYHAAPITERVAAHRALGRVFAGDADRSLWHRAAATLAPEPQLSAELESAAERARRRGANDVAVTALERAAALTTDARRRGRMLLLAAELAFELGRPHRAKPLLEQAALQPMTDAEHGRLALTRELVDPHPGEAAARSAELLASAEGTAPADIDLALDLLWLVASRSWWADPGRSARTRTLEVIDRVATDPDDPRVLCGLGYADADARGGAVVDRLRHARPAGHTDPRTAWMLGTAAVVTGAWDLARGHLHASIQMLREQGRLGQLPRLLVLNSMVAARMADWDVAEPEAAEARALGAETGQATWVGAADSVIALASAMRGEHAEALAAADRADEAVAELGTIFVRSSTSLARGLAASAAGDHEGAFDQLLRLFVAGDPSYHWTMRWWGLADLAHAAARTGRGDDVLPLVKELEGVAAGTTAVVVHLNLEAAQAHLADDRAAADLFERALGRDLDQWPYQRARLLLAHGELLRRTRRTVDARPPLREAVTVFDRIGARAWAERARQELSATGETMRAWSPRRADGLTPQELQIARLAAEGRTNREIAQMLFISHRTVGSHLYHVFPKLGITQRSQLAAALAARRDG